The genomic interval ATAACACAATGTAACACGATAACACacaatataacataatataaatcaatgtaacataacataacacaataaaacacaatgtaacACAATGTAACACAACGTCACAGAAAGGTTTATAAAGTTTTTTTACCCAGCAGCCCACGGtctccctccgctgctgctcctgGACGCAGGATGAAGAAAGTAGATCCTCCTTGTGTCCCACTTCTAGGACATGAAACTTCCTCCAAACGTCTCCTGGAGATTAAATGTGTCCCTCGACTTAAAGACGGTTTGTTTTCAGCTCGTTAAAACGCGTGTTACCTCCTGTGTTAGATCCGTGCGCACCTGGAGGCAGCGGGACTCCACCCGGCGGAGGGTCGAGGATTCAGCCGCTGAGCGTCGAGCTGCGTCTCCGCGGTGAGAATGAGACTGATGTCCCACCTGATGTGGAGGATTGTCTCCGTGACAACAGACACAGGTTTGTTTGTGAAGGACTTTTGTTTTGGACTCGCACGTGTCGagtgaaatgagctgaaatgTGCTCATGTTAACGCAGCGAGCGGCTTTAGCTTCGAACGGGACCTAATCACGGGTCAAATGGTGACGACTGTCGAACCAATTAAGATTAATTTAAACTCCGAGTTTCATTGTGACgttgttatttgtgtgttttgtgttaattgtgttttgttaaCGACTGATTGGTAGAAAATGGAGGAAGAGTGAGAAGCTGAACTTAGCTAGCTTAAGTTCTGGTTCGACCACAGGTTCTCGTGTTTGGTAGGGGAGGCGGAGCTGAGGGGTATTcggctgcaacatgcaacttcgccactagatgtcactaaatcttacacactgaacctctaATGTTCCAACGTAAATGCCATCGCATGTAGCAGCGTTAGCTTAAAATATTGACTTTATTAGCAAATGGCATTAGAACTAATAGTAATTAAAACTCTGAATTTCATTGTAAtgttgttatttgtgttttgtgttctgATTTGCAGTAAATGGAGGTAGAGTGAGAAGCtaaacttaaaacttaaaacttaaacTTTGAAtgtggtccatgtcccaactactaacatggagtaggtgaagtttatgacctatacctcagccagccaccaggggctgCTTGAGATGATTTAGCTTTACTTATGAGGAGCTCTCATGCTATTCATCCTTATTGTCTATTAATACCCTAAATGAAAACTCGGCCATACTTAACCCGATCTCCTAAGCCTTTGCTGCATAGGTATAGAGAACTTAAACAACATAACCTTACCCTGGCTGACTTTTTTAGGTTTTTAGGTCAGATTTGTAGGTCAAATATGGTATCTTCTAACAACTCAGTATTCAGAATTATTGTGCAGTTTTTATTGTCACTGGCCTTGGACACACACcagcccggctagctcagtcggtagagcatgagactcttaatctcagggtcgtgggttcgagccccacgttgggcgcacaatcttttccttttgtgtcaGTTAGGACTTGATGAGCATCCTGCTGTGAGAATTTACTTCATATgtaagaaagaacaaaaaaacatttttttattactgaATGACAGTAAATATTAACAACATTCTGTTACTgttgtaattttaaaaaacacatcgCGGTTGCTACGTGTCTGCCACTCACACCATTTCACATCCAAGCACCTAAAACAGAAGTTTAGAAATTTCGCTGGCcccgttttattttgaaaactcttGGGCTCAATAGAGTATGGACAGGCAAAACtgagacatttgaaaaacaatgacGCAGTCAATCGCATTTTTCGGTCATGACTTGACTCACAGAGGTGAAGGCAGAAGGTTGTAAACACTTTCTTGTCAGTAACGGTTCCTTCTCTTTGATCTGGTCTTAATTTTGAACCTTTATTGTTTCTCGTTCGTATCATTTTCTGTAAgtaagcaaccaactgcaaaGTAGaaaatctgcttcctgtttacactggcacgTACATTCCTAGTacataatgtgttttcaaaagACGCTCTCACATGCAACAGATTCATAATGACAGGTAAAGTACAGACTGAAAGACAGGTTCTTGTGCGAGAaagagaactgcattgcattcTACTTTTGAGTACACACACAATGTCTGCATGGACGGGTACAATCTAACGTGTtttaaataccagtactatttatttaagtttagtGGAAAAGGCTATCGTCCCTGGGTGGgcttgaaccaccaacctttcggttaacagccgaacgcgctaaccaattgcgccacagagacAAGTTGAATGTTCCTGTGGTATGCACGAAGCTTTGCATGGGTGAGGTAACTTTTGTTTGCAAATTGTGGACTGAGATTGTTAAGAACAAAGCAGCCAGCTAAGGTTGCCAGGCCCGGCTAGCACAGTACGTATACACTTATAAATGCAAGGAGATATAAATGCCAGAGAAACTATGTACACAGTGTAAACATGCGTGAGAACAGTCTGGGCATATGTACAGTGGAACGTATTGCACACTAGCCATGAATTGCAAAGGCAGAATCACCTCTGCTCAGTTAAAAAGTGAAACCTGAGTGCACCTGAAGAAATCCAACTCCATTTCTTAAAGTTGTCCCTGATCTAGAGGCAGTTACACTGGCCCCAGTCCACAAAGTCCTGTGGACTGGGGTCAGTTCTCTGTATATCAGAGCTGTGGTACTCACCCCAGTACCAGGCTCATATTGTAGACGTGCTCCACTATCCTGCACAGCTGGTCAGCGCAGGACTTGAGGAGCCTGGAGCTGATCCTGTCAGGACCTGCTGTCTTTCTCGCCTTGATCCTCCTGAGCAAATTTCTCCCCTCGGCTGTTGTGAGGGACCGATTGGACCAGGGGAGATGTGTCCTcggtggagggggaggggtggTTGGGCTAGTGGTGACGGTGGTGGGGGTTGTAGGAGGGGTGGGGCAGTATTCTGGGGGTGCAGATAAGGTTCAGATTATTTAACAGGCCCGCCACCTCCCGCGGGTCTGGTGGCGACCTGTGGACAAGAGCAAACAAGGCAAGGGGCAGGAGATAGTGTGGGGGTAAATCCAGTCCAccacagctcctctctgtcGTCAGTGCCCCAACCAGTGAAACTCTGAAAACCAGTGAAACTCTCAAGCCTTTGCCTTTGTCctctttccctttgtctttatatttcttttctttcataatGTTCTGAAAAGCTCTTAATTTACAACCTTTTATAGCCTGTACCCTGTgtgcacccccaccccccccaccccaaacaCTGGTGCACTGCTGCCTGAGATCAGCAGGCTGGGAAACATCCCATCCCCCTATATAATGCCTCAGCGGACTCATATGGCATCCTgtctctgtggcgcaattggttagcgcgttcggctgttaaccgaaaggttggtggttcaagcccacccagggacgagagttttttttttctgtatcatattaaaaacacaataagatgttaatttgtttattttacagggAAGTAAACAGAGTGGGCCTCCCCCaggcccccacacacacacacacacacacacacacacacacacacacagtccctgtTGTTTGAACAGTGGCTGTTTCAGAcgtttctcttcctgctgtaaGGGTTCAGTGGATTTTCTTAATTTAGCTGTTTGTTAAAAACTTTGCAATCTTTGCTTTTCCCCTAAATATTTTTCTCCTCACTCTATAGATGCAGAGAGATTATATAAACAAATAGCTGCTAAGTGTTTCATACGCTCTTCACACATTCAGCTTTGTCAAAGTAACACAAACGATTTTATTGCGGTGATTAAACTCTCCGTCATTGGTCATGTGAAGATCATGTGCTTTGTTGCAATGTATTTAAAAGTATATTTcacaaggaagaaaaagaaaacatgtcgtccctgggtgggcttgaaccaccaacctttcggttaacagccgaacgcgctaaccaattgcgccacagagacTAGGTGGAGACCTCCAGTTGAAATCTGAGTATTTATATGGTCACTCCGTGGGAAATTAGGTCAGAGTTGAGAGCAGATTGTGTTCTTTGATTTTACTTGAAAGGTTAATCCTTTGATGTAGGTGACAGTGTTGTTAAGGTCTGTGCCGACTGTCCAAATCATACTTCTGAATGAATGCAAACCCGGAAGAAATTGGCCTCTACACGTCTCCTGTTGCAGTATGTTTGCCAGTGACAGCAGCACCTTGTCATGGCGCTACCTATTCTGTCCTTGGACCAGGGATGTTTGGCCCCTGGACAGAATGTGTGCCAGAATCTCCTTTTGAGCGCAGAGCTGACAGTGTGGGTTCTCTCTCAGCCATCAGAGGGCGACCTAGGggggtttggcttcactttattGCAGTGAAAACTACTCATGATAATAATTAAGTTCTTTGAATAACAAAACATCCCTGTGTGGGTATCGAACCACCGGAGACAGTGCTTGTGATGGTTCGGGGGCGTCTGGTCAGTCTTCTTTCATTCGATCacacttgttttcatttattaacaaatacaacaaaagtgGCAATTGTATTTCTCAGTCATTTATTCAGTACGATTGTCATGGGAATTGGTTCTTATAAAACATAAACGTTGCAGATACATTCATATATTGTAGATCTAGGTCAACATGCAAAGAGTCaccaaatgttattttaaaaaggaaaaatatatatatttttcagacTCAATTTCCAACACTACTGGTCACATATTACATCATTTATTACAGCATTCAAATTTAAttggaggaaattaaaaaccTTCACAATTACTTTTTGAAGTGTCTACACATCTGATCCAGTTATAAAGGCCTTCTGATGCCATTTCAATAAATTAATACCTACAGTCCTAAAACTATTAGCATATAAACTTGTTTCAGGTCTGCAaactttatcattattatgattgtAAATTGATAAATGTAGTATTGTATGTTGCTGGTaatttttattatgttatttttaattagcAACACATACTGGCTATGATTTTGACAGTtcctaaaaaaagaaaataaacgcTGCACGCCTCAGGCTCTTGGAAAATGTTGAACCTAATTCATGATCATCTACAGTGGTTGTTGACTTTGTTGCACATAAACCATACACcgcaaaaaaaaatgtgtattgaCCTCGAGCCGTAAACGACAAAACATCTGAAGCAGTAGAGTAGAGGATAAAATCCCAGGTGTGTAACCAGTCTAGCAGAGCACTACAGTGAGGGAGTGCAGACTGCGGCGGGAGTGTTTAAAGGTCATTTTCTAAGGAACCTGACGTCCCTCACGAATCACAACACTCTTAATGGCTCAAGCTTTTTCTCAAATTGTGTCCCTGCTCCCGTCCGTATCTCCAGTTTGTGCCGATGTGGTCTGAATCTTCTGGGAATTATTTAGGGCCAGCTGCATAGCCCAAATGCTCAGAGGCCTCATGTAAGCCAGTGAGCGATAGATGCCCTTCTCGCAGTAGGCTTCAGGAGTCTGGAATGCCATTCCCAGTCTCTCCCACACGGTGCGGTAGCAGCCCTCTGCCGTGCGCATCCCTTCATCCCGCATGCCctgagggggggggaacagACGCAGAGGTGTGAGGCATGATTTATATTAGGTATCCAAACGGGTATCGAGAATGGTGTCACAAAGTTTCTTTTGCCTGTAAATGTAAATCAGATTCtaacatagacacacactcacctcgTGGATCATAGTGGCTGCCAGTCCGTACACGACTCCAGTCCAGACCTCATCCGACTGGACGCTGGAGCGGTCGGGCACGCCTTCAGGACGCATGCCATTCACTGCCCCCATCTGGCCTCCAGCAAAGCTCATTACATTCAAGTCAAAGACAGATTTTAGTGCACTCtggattttttcttttggaaaagcctaaaaggagagagaaggaccATATAAGACCATGTAAGTAAAAGGTACTTTTAAAGCCCAACCTTGAACATACTGTTGATACTACCTATGTATGTTATGGGAGTAGTCAATCAAGAAACATTAGCTGTGGCTATGCACACATTtcattaaacaaacaataagCCCTGCCCAGTATCAACCTATTAGAGAATTAGTTTTGCCTGGTTTTGTTTGTAAACTCAAAAACACCATGGACCTCTGGGAAATCCAAGGTTCATTTCTTATGGCTGAAAGATGGGAGGTGGTGGTGTATATGTGTTAACTCACCTGGTAGTCCCCCTCCCCCAGCCCAGATGCTCTTAGAAACCAGTGGCCAGCACACTGGTCAGACATGACACTGTTGGAAAGGTTTCTCCCACTGCTGTCATAGTTGTAGTACTTTCCTAAAAATGataggaaaatgaaaaatgaataaataaagtttcaaGTAGCTCAAATGATGTCAGAACATTTTCTGTATACATTCCAAGTGTTCTTGAACTCACCGTTCCACAGCAGTTTGTCAAAAGCAGCACTGCCTCTGTCCAAGATGTCTCTGTAATGTTGGTGCGTCTCCTCGCTGTCCACCAGTGTGGCCATcttacacatcacacacagggACGCCAACCACAGCCCACCACAGTACGCACTGTAAAACACGAATAGACAAAATGACACTGGAGAAATGAAGCTTATATTATGGGTTAAAGAAGGTACTTTTAATTTCCTTTGGTAGGTGATGCAATAAGATCCCTGAAATAATTCCCTGAACTCTCACCTTGGTCCAGTAACGGGCCAGCCGTCATAGGTCTGGTCGGCGTAGCCAGAGTTTTCTATTAGTCCATCTCCATCCAGGTCAAACTTCATCTCCGACTCCATCACCGCCTGGTAGATGGACCAGAGTAACACAGCTGGGTCGGACATATTCTGAGCAATACTTAAGTTTAGTGTCAACTCTCATAAATGCAGCAAGTATTAGCTTCTTAGATTTCATTATATTAATAAGGTTAACATGTAGAAGGCACTGGGGCCGATTGTTTTTCAGAAGCTGGGGACAATTTATGTGTGAATTTGTTTGAGAACTGAAAAGAGCACTGTAGTAAGACCGTGCCTTATACCTTGCAGATGGGCCACATGTCCTGGAGGTACTGTCTGTCCTGGGTGAGATGAAAGTCTCTGTAGACCTGCAGGACAAACTTCAGGTTCAGGTCCTTCCAGTCGGCAGTGTCATGAATGAGGTAGGCGTTCACCCGCTGCCAAGGCTCATCGTCTGGGGACAGAGTCACCGAATAGAAGTGAGACCTTCCATGACAAcaagaatatgaaaaaataacagtttcaaGCCAGTTTGGAGGCTCTGCCCAACTAAGGTGCTGAATCAGTCTTTAAACATGGGTTGCAGTCATGAGTTATACATGTTTTGCAGGTTATTCCACACTCAGGTCTTTCTCCTACCTGGGTCACCGATGTCATGAGGCACCACATTTTTGACCTTGACAGGAGAACACAGCCCGTTCATCAGGTGGAGCCTCACTGTTGGGTCCGGCCGAACCACACTGCCGGCTGAGAAGAGATCAATGCGGTGATGTCTGGTGCTTGATCAAATACACATGCTTGATATAAAtcatcacaacaacagctcTGCACTCACCAATATCATATTGCACACTCAAGGCAAGTTTGGGCCACAGCATGATCAGTGCAAAAGAAGCGTAGAAGTGCACATCGTACGTGTTGTACATTCTGTACTCCTGACCTGgaatacatatttattataAGTTATAAAAAagcgttttttcttttcactttttaaagcCCTGAAGCTTTGCTTAACAAGTATGAGCAATAAGgatcagattttaaaaaatggtgtAGTAGTGCAATAGGGTTACAACAGATATTTGTCCATTTCCCTTGATTAATCATTTTGTCTGAACAACATCAGTAAACAGTGTAGAATAGCTCCTGAAATTTCCCAGAATTCAATGTGATATCTTCAgatctcttgttttttttaccaataGTCAGAATTCAGTTTACAGTTAtatatacaaaagaaaaaatcaattTTAGAAACTGGAACAAAGGGATATTTACATTTATGCTTGAAAATGTCTGAGTATCAAAATATCTGCTGATAGATTTTGAATCAACCAGTTGTTTCAGCTCTAAACTGCAGTCTCTAGTCTTGCTAACACCTCTGTTCTCCTGGCGTTTACCTTCGAGGTAGGCAAACCGGCCGTACTCTTTGACCACAGCCGGCTGAGCGGGAAGTCCCCCGTCCTCGCTGCGGATGCCGCCACTGACGTCGGCGTCCTCTCCTAGTTCCGTCCACACCGACCCTCCGTCCGCCACGAAGTACAACTCGTTAAACAGGGCTGATTTATACCAGGAGGGTAGAGAACTGTAACACCAAGAGAAATACAAGGTCAAAATGGTGCCAGTTAAAAAGCAGCTATAAGCTTGAATGGTTTGACTGGATGGGATGTTGAACTGAAACTTATTGAGCTTTTCATCCCAGATTACTGTAGATCATGTTTCATTTAACAGCTTTTCGAGCTGTGTGCTACCTGTCCTGCAGGATGGGTCCCTGCCACTCCTCGATACTCCTCTCCCACTGTTTGTAATGTGTCAGAGCGTAGTGGCTGAGAGAGGGGGACGCATCCCCTTTGGTCCCGAAGAAACGAGTGTATCTCCTGGAAACAGAGGAGCCACAAGCAGGTGATGTCATGTTcatcaacaaacaaactttaaagtAAGACACAACAGTGAAAGAGTTAGGTCATCTTCAATCATAAACTTTTTGTTAAGCTGAGATGGAATAAGAAAGAGGTTTTTAATAGAATACCTGTTAATCCATTTCAGATTTTAGACATTCATTTAAGGTCAAATTCAAATATACCCCAGGAAACAAGAAACTTAAGCTGTGTACCTCACGTGCTCCCTCTCTCTAGAGCCGAAGGTGATATTGGGCATGTCCCAGGCCAGACAGAGTTCCAGGGTGTTATGGCTCTGAGCCGGCACTGAGCAGCCCACAGCCAACGCTGCTGCCACCGTGTCTCCCTTAGCGGTCGGTGGGCTGGAACCTGCAGAGGTAACATGGAGAATATGACAGGTTctattttcttgtgtttttgagGCGTTGTGTGTCTGAACAGCTGAGAAATGACAAGAAACGAGGGTAGAGAAATGGATAATAACATGCAACTAATTCTAGTTTCGTTTTGAACCATGGACAGTGTCGACCCCACCTTAAACCTGTGGACAGTTACAGTGCCATGTAGGCGTGAGTTTTACTTAACTAGGCGTCAGggtttctgtttgatttatgcaaattctctctctctctctcttctgaaaCAGACTTTGTGGCCCCAGATATCTGGTTACAATGTTTAAACCTCACGTGATGCTTAATGCAACTGTTTTTAAGCACTGACCTGTGGGCGAGTCCAGTCGTCCATCAGTGATGAGGTCACTCCACAGAGCGCTGCAGGTTCCCTTCGGACTGAACGCTGTCTGGTGACTGACCTCCCTGTCAGGCTGTTCagatgtgcacacaaacaaaaaggcGCTCACACTCTTGGTAAATCTAAAACCTCATTAACTCAGCagatttcagaaagaaaagctgatcATTATAAATCTGATTCCAGATTAACAGCAATTATTGTTTCAACTCTTTAGATTAATCCAGAGAACTGATTGAGCAACTCATGAACTACAACAGAAGCCTTCTTGAAACGGCCACAAtcatcaaatcaaaccaaacctGCTCTCGGGCTGCAATGCACATCGTGTACGGGTTCACTGGGGTGCGGTGATGCAACAAGACCCCGGACACCgtctccccctccttctccagctggaaTGGTTCATTCCAGTGTCCTCCGCTCTTGTCATTCTTGTGCCCGGATCCATTGACCATAGTAAACATGATGGAGACGTCTAGATCATAGTCATTCTTGTTCTCTATGTCCCACACAAACACGGCCACTGGGAGACTGGAGTCCTGAGGGAAATGATTATTAGATGTGTATTATTAAAGGTGGAAGAATTATAAAGGAAACACGTCAAAATACACCGTCTTAAATCTATGCATTACCATAAATTATTCACTTGACATATTTCTGTAATTTGAAATATGTGCAATTGTCAACATTAGCAAAGATCAGACCGATATAGAACCACAAATACCAACCACAAACATATCATGACCCATTTTGGACTGAATGAACTCCAGGGGTGCTTCAGTCACCTGGTAGTCATGGGGGATGACGGGGGAAATCTGTCTGCAGGTCAGGGTGACGTTCTGCCCCGGCAGGTGGTAGACGGTCCAGGCCCGAGGGTACAGGGCGTGGTAGAAGGCATACTCCCCGCAGTAGCCCCAGTTCCAGCCCTGTAACGTGGGCGGCCGCTCTACAGAGAGCACCTGCTGGTAAACTGTTTGTCCTCCTCGACGCAAACAAACTGTGAACTAACGGAAAGAAGAACAACGTGATCATAGAGTTGTGGATTTGTTGATGTTTATATGAAGTATGTCATTCAAACCCACTGACAAATGTCTATGGACATGAATAAACTTGGTATCCAACCCACTATAGATCAAATAAAGCCagataaatatgtttaaacTAAGTCATTCTTTATGATGTGTGCTTTTACACGAGTGACTTTAACCTGTATACCTGATTTGCTGTGACAGTTTTGTATTGGTACATTCCCGGGTTAAGTTGCCATCTACAGAACTCCCCCCTCCAGCCTCTAGTGATGGTTCCTCCTCCAATGCCACCAAGCGGAGCACCTGCCAATCAGGAGTATAGAGTCAACACTGACAAATTGATCACCCTGAAGTACTGGCCATCCTATGTAAAATAGTACAATACTATTTTTCACATTATATCAATGTGAAGTCTGAAATCCTTCCCATGTGCACTTAGTCATCAGATTTGGAAAATAGTTTTTCTGTTACTGTTGAGGTTTTAATTGGTGAAATCAACAGGTGAGAATATGTTTTGGTCAAAGATGAAACAGAATTATTAGGGGgctttatttaaatttggtGTTCATCCTTCTGTCCCTCTCAAATTCTGCATGAAACTTgactgaatatatattttgtttttacaatggaCCCGTACTCACCATATATTTGACGCAAGGGTTGGGCACCAAACATATCAATGAATGGAGCTTTCTTTTCCACCTGGGTCTTCCTGTACCACCACTTGAGATACCTGGTTGAACacagtggaggtggagaggtgcAGGTGTGAAGGTTAGATGTCTAGTAACACTATAATCAACAACTCAAAAACAGTCACATAACACCATGAAAATGAAGTGTGAAGACATTACACACCCTGCATagaggtgtgtgttgtgttgaaggGAACTGATTAGCTGCTCTTAACTTAATTTACCATCACAAGCACATGCTATCTGTAATTGTGCTACTTCTCCACGCTTGTCAGTTAAATGCCGCTACATTTCTTTATCAGCCTTTTCGTCTTCACaacgcgcgcacgcacacgcacacgcacacacacacacacacgcagacttGCATTCTTTTACTGGACTTCAGACTCTGCCCCGAACCAAAATCAGTGCTTAatcagcattttttaaattgtgtaaaATCAGACAAGCATCCCCCATTAGTCTGAAGGGTAGCCtatgacacagagacacacacacacacatacacaggcagagagaaaaaggaaatgtgCAGCTATGTGAAAGACGCACTTGTAACATGAGAGGAATGACGTCAATGTGGTAACTCGACTTTGTCTGGTTTATATTTactgtgtaggtgtgtgtgtgtgtgtgtctttgtgcagcaCCAGCTATTGCACCAGGATTGTGGGTAAAATATTAATTAGGCTACGTTACAAAAGGTCTCAAACGGATCCTGGAGCCTGAGGCCGGAGGCTCGGAAGTTCATCGTCGGAGTCACTAATCCATTTATGCTCTGAActctgatttcagacatgctcGATTTTCTGCTAATATCCCGAAAGTATAAAGCTGTTTTTGGTTTGACCAGTTTATTGCATTAGACGGGTCATCAGTTCAGCACTGAACTGGCTGCAGTGCTCATAAAGTCCCTTGTTACATGTGGCCTGCATCGCTTTAGCTTTTAGTCTTTTTCTGTATGAAATAGCCCCTCTTCTATTTCACGTGAGGTAGCCCATCTCCTCTAAAATACACTGCAGACATTTCTGGTGTAGATATCAAC from Hippoglossus stenolepis isolate QCI-W04-F060 chromosome 23, HSTE1.2, whole genome shotgun sequence carries:
- the gba2 gene encoding non-lysosomal glucosylceramidase yields the protein MTTEWGEKSTADLMSGYVSKETGYGVPKEGWRICLAHEFKEKRKPLQAKDVSLSNIWYHIGLGVRYLKWWYRKTQVEKKAPFIDMFGAQPLRQIYGAPLGGIGGGTITRGWRGEFCRWQLNPGMYQYKTVTANQFTVCLRRGGQTVYQQVLSVERPPTLQGWNWGYCGEYAFYHALYPRAWTVYHLPGQNVTLTCRQISPVIPHDYQDSSLPVAVFVWDIENKNDYDLDVSIMFTMVNGSGHKNDKSGGHWNEPFQLEKEGETVSGVLLHHRTPVNPYTMCIAAREQPDREVSHQTAFSPKGTCSALWSDLITDGRLDSPTGSSPPTAKGDTVAAALAVGCSVPAQSHNTLELCLAWDMPNITFGSREREHVRRYTRFFGTKGDASPSLSHYALTHYKQWERSIEEWQGPILQDSSLPSWYKSALFNELYFVADGGSVWTELGEDADVSGGIRSEDGGLPAQPAVVKEYGRFAYLEGQEYRMYNTYDVHFYASFALIMLWPKLALSVQYDIAGSVVRPDPTVRLHLMNGLCSPVKVKNVVPHDIGDPDDEPWQRVNAYLIHDTADWKDLNLKFVLQVYRDFHLTQDRQYLQDMWPICKAVMESEMKFDLDGDGLIENSGYADQTYDGWPVTGPSAYCGGLWLASLCVMCKMATLVDSEETHQHYRDILDRGSAAFDKLLWNGKYYNYDSSGRNLSNSVMSDQCAGHWFLRASGLGEGDYQAFPKEKIQSALKSVFDLNVMSFAGGQMGAVNGMRPEGVPDRSSVQSDEVWTGVVYGLAATMIHEGMRDEGMRTAEGCYRTVWERLGMAFQTPEAYCEKGIYRSLAYMRPLSIWAMQLALNNSQKIQTTSAQTGDTDGSRDTI